TCGGATCCTCCGGGGTGTTCATCACTCCGACACGAGAATCCGCGTTGGAGGTTGTCGATGCCGGCGCGCAGATCGTGGCAGCCGATGCGACGTTGCGGCCACGTCCGGACGGATTGTCGTTCGCGGATACCGTAACGGCAGTGCACGCGCGAGGCGCTCTCGTGATGGCTGACTGCGGAACTCTCGAAGATGGCATTGCCGCCGCAGAGGCGGGTGCCGACATCATCTCGAGTACTCTCGCGGGCTACACCGAGAACAGCCGACGCCTGAGCGGTCCCGATCTGGAGCTCATTTCGGAACTGCGGGCTGCGCTTCCCTCCGCCGTGATCATCGCCGAGGGCCGTTACCACAGCCCGGAAGCAGCCGCGCAAGCAATTTCGCTCGGCGCGGATTCGGTTGTGGTGGGTACCGCAATCACGGATCCGGCATTCATCACCTCGAAGTTCGCTGCCGCAGTATCAGACGCAGGGAGTGGTAGACGATGACTGCGGAACGCCGCAGAATCGAAGCGTTGCTGAAAGATTCGGCAACACCGATCCGGTGGGTGTTCACCGGAGACAGCATCACACAGGGCCTCGCACATACAAACGGATACCGCAGCTACGTCGAGCACTATGCAGAACGCATCCGCGGTGAGATGTCGTTGTTCAATCACATTGTGATCAACACCGGTGTGAGTGGTAACCGCTCAATCGATGTCCGTGACGGATTTGCGCACCGTATCGAGGTTTTCGAACCGTCGGTGGTCCTGATCATGCTCGGTACCAATGACGCTCTCGACGGTGCCGACGGCCTAGAACGCTTCCGGGCGGACCTGTCCGACATCATCTTCCGCTCTCGTGCTCTCGGTGCCGTACCGATCCTGCAGACACCGCCGCCCATCGACGTCCCGAACGCACCGACGCGAGCTGCTTTGATCGACTACGTCGAGGTGACGCGTCAGGTTGCCGCATCGACGCGCGCGATCCTCATCGATCACTACGAGCAGTGGTATGCGGATTCACCCGAAGGCCCGCCGGCGTCGCTCTTGGCTGATGCGTTCCATCCGAACGAGAACGGGCACTATGTGCTGGCGGACGCGATTCTGCGCGAATTGGGGATCGCTGACATGGACAGTTCTGTTGCAACACAGGTGATGTCGTGATCCTGCGTGGGAAGCTGATCACCGGAGGCCGACTGCTGGCCGACGGAGTTGTCGAAACGGCCGGTGATCGAGTGGTGTGGGCCGGCCCCGCATCGGAGCGAACGGATCCTGTCCCGGAACCCGCAGCTCCGGGCACTACGATCATTCCCGGTCTTGTGGACGTGCACTGCCACGGCGCCGGCGGATTCGGTTTCCCGGAAGCTGATCGGATAGGTTCCACCGCAGCGGCGGATCACCACCGGCACAACGGAACTACCTCGGTAATCGGGTCGCTGGTGTCGGCGCCGCCGCAGGTCCTGCATAGTCGCATCGACCTGCTGGCATCGCTGGTGGAGCGCGGCACACTTGCCGGAATTCACCTCGAGGGGCCATTCCTTTCGGTACTGCGTTGTGGTGCACAGGATCCTGCCAGCATTCTCGATGGCGACCCGGCTCTGCTCGAGTCGCTGCTGGCTACCGGACGGGGCCACATCCGCTCGATGACGATCGCGCCCGAGACTGCATATTTTACCGAACTGTCGACCATGCTGGCCGAGAACGGCGTAGTGGTCAGCGTCGGACATACCGACGCGTCGAATCCCATCGCGACTCGATCGATCGCACATTCCGCGCACGCACCGCTCAGTGCCACACACCTTTTCAACGGCATGGCGCCCATGCACCACCGCGCGCCGGGCACGGTGGCCGCATGCCTCGCTGCCGCAGCCCGTGGTCAGATGGTGGTCGAGTTGGTCGGTGACGGTGTTCATCTGGCCGACGAAACCGTCTCCACCGTATTCGATCTGGTCGGCCCGCATCAGATTGCTCTGGTCTCCGATGCCATGGCGGCAGCGGGTATGCCGGACGGACGATACCCGCTCGGTCCACTCGACGTGGATGTTGTCGACGGAGTGGCCCGATTGGCCGGACAGGGCGACACTGCAATTGCCGGCGGCACCAGCAGGCTGATGGACATCGTTCGGCGAACGGTGCTTGATGCCGGCGTTGACCTGCTGTCGGCAGTCACCGCCGCAACTGCAACTCCCGCTGCGTTGTTGGGATTGACCGGGATCGTCGGCGACCTCGTCCCAGGATGCCGCGCCGATCTTGTCGTGACCGATGAAAAACTTTTGCCCCGAGCAGTCATGGCTTCGGGAAACTGGCTTACGAACACCATGGAAAGCTGAGGGGAAGAACTCCGATGGAAATTGTCATCGTCAAGGACGCGGATACCGCCGGTACGGTTGTCGCCGACATCTTCGATCACGCAGTGCGCTCCGGCGCAAGAACGTTGGGCTTGGCTACCGGATCGTCACCGCTGTCCGTGTACCGCGAGCTTGCGCGGCGCCACCGCGAGGAAGATCTGAGTTTTGCCGGCCTGCAGGCGTTCCTGCTCGACGAGTACGTCGGCCTCCCGGATGGGCACCCCGAGTCCTATGCGCAGGTGATCCGGACCGAGTTGGTCAATCACCTCGACCTCGACAGTGCTCGCGTATTCAGCCCGAACGGCACTACGGGAGACCCGTTCGGCGCCGCCGCGGCCTACGATCGCGCGATCGCCGCCAACGGACCGGTGGATGTGCAACTCCTCGGCATCGGAGCCAACGGCCACATCGGATTCAACGAACCGACATCGTCGCTGACCTCACGCACACGGGTGAAGACGTTGACCGAACAGACCAGGATCGACAACGCACGCTTCTTCGAGAGCATCGACGACGTCCCGCGCCACGTCATCACCCAGGGCCTCGGAACGATCTGCGACGCACGGCATCTTGTGATGATCGCGACCGGAGAACACAAGGCCGACGCGATCGCCGCAGCAGTCGAAGGCCCCCTCGCGGCGGTCTGCCCCGCATCGGTTCTCCAACTGCACCCGCACGCAACAGTTGTCGTCGACGAAGCCGCAGCCTCCAAACTTCAACTCACCGAGTTCTACAAGACGGTGTCAGCGCACAAGCCGGTCGCGCAACACTACTGAGCTGCCGCACCCTCACGAACGACCGCAACCTTTTCGAGTGTGAGCGCCCGCTCCGGAGTGAGCAACTGGAAGTGGGCCTCGCCGCGTTGACGGATCCAGACCGGATCGCTGGTGTTCCAGCGTTCCGCGCTCTGGGTGCGGGTGACAACTTTGAAGGTTGCGGTCCGGGGGAATTCGCTACAGACCCGAATGAGGGTGGGCTTCTGCTTCGGGCCCAGTTCGGGACGTGAGTCTATGTAGGCGGCAACCGCTTCGGGATCGAAGTTGGTGACATCACCGACCGGGATGACCGACGCCATCACTCGATCGCCGACATCGCTGTCCGGGACGGCGTAGACGGATACCTGCGCAAAGCCGGGGTATGCAGTCAGCGCACGTTCGATGGGGGCAGCGCCGATGTTCTCGCCGTCGACGCGCAGCCACCCGGAACTGCGCCCCGCGAAGTAGACGTAACCGTCGGCGTCGGCGTACGCGAGGTCACCGGTCCAGTACTGCCCGTTCCGCATACGTTCGGCGTCGGCTTCGGGATTCTTGTAGTACCCGGCGAAGGCTCCCGGGCCGGTCACGTTGACCATTTCACCCGTTGCCTCGTCTGCGTTGGTGATCCGGCCGTCTGCGTCGAATTCTGCAGGTGGGCAGGGAACTCCGGTCTCGGGATGAAGAATCTTCACGCCGTCGGGAAGCAGTCCGAGAGTGCCGGCGCGGGGGACAGGAGCGGCGCCGATGGACACTCCGCCTTCGGTGGAACCGAATCCGTCGATGACGCGTGCGCCGAACCGACGGATGAAGGTGGCGACCGCCGGAGCGGCGCCCTCGTTGCCGTACATGATCTTCAGGGTGTTGTCATGATCGTCGGGTTGCTCGGGTGTCGCGGCGATGAAGGAGAGCGGTTTGCCGACGTAGTTGGAGTATGTAATGCCGAACTTGCGGACGTCGGGGAGGAATCCCGAGGCAGAGAACTTGCGACGCATGCCAATTGCGCACTTGCGATGCAGCGCGATCGCCCACGCTGCCATGATCGCGTTGGAATGGAACATCGGCATTGCCATGTAGATGACATCCTGCGGACCGAGTTCGAATCGATCACCGAGCATGATCGCGGGATCGGCGATCTTGAAGTGCGTGCAGCGAACCGCCTTGGGATCACCGCTGGTCCCTGAGGTGAAGATGAGCATCATCAGGTCGTCGGGAGACACCGCGTGCGGCTTGTGCGGGGAATTGGCGAAGGGCGCCAACAAGTCCGCCCACTCCGGCGAGTCGACGTTGATCACCCGAACGTCGCCGAGGTCGACTCCGTCGAGGAGATGCGCCTGACTGTTCTCGGTGAAGATGATCTGGCAGTCGGCGAGCGCGACATCGCGGGCCAGCGCCGGACCACGCCGGGTGGTGTTGAGGCCGGCCAGAACCGTGCCGGAGAATGCCGCGGCGCCCAGCAGCAGTGAGAACTCCGGAATGTTCTCCATCAGCAACCCGAAATGTCGTGGACGCTCGTTGTCGAGCAGCGCGTCGAGCAGCGCGGCCCGGTCGAACGACGCCTGGACATGCTCGCGCCAGGTGATGGCCTGGTCCTCGAATCGAATGCCGTACGAGTCGATCTCGCTGACTCCGAGGAGCAGATCTGAAACGGTGGGGCTCTCACTCATAGCTGCATCATTACCGATTCGTCGAGGACCAGGTTCGAACATTCCGCTTGGTGGGACCGTGGCAAATGTGGGACAGGGTCAATGTGGGACAGGATCAAGCAGGCACGTCAGCGAGCTCCTTACCCAAACTGCGCAGCAGATCGGTGGTGTTGCCGAGCAGGAATTCGTGCCGCTTGGCGGCGAGGAAATACCGGTGAATCGGGTGATCCTCGTCCAATCCGACGCCGCCGTGGACGTGGACAGCGGTGTGTGCGACGCGATGGCCGGCGTCGGCAGCCCAGAATTTTGCGGTCTTGACGGCCTCGGTGGCAGGGAGACCTTCGCTCAGTTTCCAGGCCGCTGCCCAGAGTGTCAGACGCACTCCCTTGACGTCGATGTATCCGTCGGCCAGTCGCTGAGCCACGGCCTGGAAACTGCCGATCGGGCGTCCGAATTGGACGCGCTCGCGCGCGTACTCCGCTGTCAGTTTCAGGGCCTGATCGAGTACGCCGTATTGGTATGCGCTGGAACCGAGTCTGGCGCGTTCGACGATCCATTCGCTGATCTCGGAGCCCCGAGCCACCGAGCCGAGCACCCGGTCAGCAGGCAGCTGGACCGCATCGAGATCGACCTGACCCGCGCTGCCGAAGTCGACTATCGACTGCCGTGCGACACTGACACCGACATCGCCTGGCTGCACCAGGAATACGACAACACCGTCGTCGGTGCTTGCGGGAACCAGGAAGAGATCGGCTATCGGTGCGCTGTCGACCACGATCTTCGTTCCGGTCAGCTCCCAACCGCTTTCCGTCCGGTGTGCATGCGTGAACGGGAGAGCCGGGTTGTCGCTCCATTCTTCGGACAGCGCTGCCGTCAGGATCTTTTCGCCGCGCGCTGCGGGCGCCGCCCAGTCGGCGCGCTGGGTGTCATTGCCGAATTCTGCGATCGCGGCAGCGGAAGACACGATGGACGTCAGATACGGTACCGGTGCGACAGCTCGACCCAATTCGACAAGAATGCTGCACTGCTCGAGCACACCAAATCCGTCGCCGCCCACCGATTCCGGCAAGGCTGCGCTGAGAACACCGGACGATGCGAGAGCCGCCCACAGCGTACGGTCGGTGCGGTCCTGCGCTGCGTCGAGTTCACGGAGACGGTCGTTGGTGACCAGTTCGGTGACAATTCCGCGGGTGAGGCCGGCCAGATCGTTCTGGGCCTCGGTGAAGGTGAAATCCATGTCGCGAGGTGTCCTTATCGCTTTGAGGGCGGCAAGCC
The nucleotide sequence above comes from Rhodococcus sp. KBS0724. Encoded proteins:
- a CDS encoding acyl-CoA dehydrogenase family protein, yielding MDFTFTEAQNDLAGLTRGIVTELVTNDRLRELDAAQDRTDRTLWAALASSGVLSAALPESVGGDGFGVLEQCSILVELGRAVAPVPYLTSIVSSAAAIAEFGNDTQRADWAAPAARGEKILTAALSEEWSDNPALPFTHAHRTESGWELTGTKIVVDSAPIADLFLVPASTDDGVVVFLVQPGDVGVSVARQSIVDFGSAGQVDLDAVQLPADRVLGSVARGSEISEWIVERARLGSSAYQYGVLDQALKLTAEYARERVQFGRPIGSFQAVAQRLADGYIDVKGVRLTLWAAAWKLSEGLPATEAVKTAKFWAADAGHRVAHTAVHVHGGVGLDEDHPIHRYFLAAKRHEFLLGNTTDLLRSLGKELADVPA
- a CDS encoding long-chain-fatty-acid--CoA ligase yields the protein MSESPTVSDLLLGVSEIDSYGIRFEDQAITWREHVQASFDRAALLDALLDNERPRHFGLLMENIPEFSLLLGAAAFSGTVLAGLNTTRRGPALARDVALADCQIIFTENSQAHLLDGVDLGDVRVINVDSPEWADLLAPFANSPHKPHAVSPDDLMMLIFTSGTSGDPKAVRCTHFKIADPAIMLGDRFELGPQDVIYMAMPMFHSNAIMAAWAIALHRKCAIGMRRKFSASGFLPDVRKFGITYSNYVGKPLSFIAATPEQPDDHDNTLKIMYGNEGAAPAVATFIRRFGARVIDGFGSTEGGVSIGAAPVPRAGTLGLLPDGVKILHPETGVPCPPAEFDADGRITNADEATGEMVNVTGPGAFAGYYKNPEADAERMRNGQYWTGDLAYADADGYVYFAGRSSGWLRVDGENIGAAPIERALTAYPGFAQVSVYAVPDSDVGDRVMASVIPVGDVTNFDPEAVAAYIDSRPELGPKQKPTLIRVCSEFPRTATFKVVTRTQSAERWNTSDPVWIRQRGEAHFQLLTPERALTLEKVAVVREGAAAQ
- a CDS encoding GDSL-type esterase/lipase family protein, which codes for MTAERRRIEALLKDSATPIRWVFTGDSITQGLAHTNGYRSYVEHYAERIRGEMSLFNHIVINTGVSGNRSIDVRDGFAHRIEVFEPSVVLIMLGTNDALDGADGLERFRADLSDIIFRSRALGAVPILQTPPPIDVPNAPTRAALIDYVEVTRQVAASTRAILIDHYEQWYADSPEGPPASLLADAFHPNENGHYVLADAILRELGIADMDSSVATQVMS
- a CDS encoding N-acetylglucosamine-6-phosphate deacetylase — its product is MILRGKLITGGRLLADGVVETAGDRVVWAGPASERTDPVPEPAAPGTTIIPGLVDVHCHGAGGFGFPEADRIGSTAAADHHRHNGTTSVIGSLVSAPPQVLHSRIDLLASLVERGTLAGIHLEGPFLSVLRCGAQDPASILDGDPALLESLLATGRGHIRSMTIAPETAYFTELSTMLAENGVVVSVGHTDASNPIATRSIAHSAHAPLSATHLFNGMAPMHHRAPGTVAACLAAAARGQMVVELVGDGVHLADETVSTVFDLVGPHQIALVSDAMAAAGMPDGRYPLGPLDVDVVDGVARLAGQGDTAIAGGTSRLMDIVRRTVLDAGVDLLSAVTAATATPAALLGLTGIVGDLVPGCRADLVVTDEKLLPRAVMASGNWLTNTMES
- the nagB gene encoding glucosamine-6-phosphate deaminase, whose translation is MEIVIVKDADTAGTVVADIFDHAVRSGARTLGLATGSSPLSVYRELARRHREEDLSFAGLQAFLLDEYVGLPDGHPESYAQVIRTELVNHLDLDSARVFSPNGTTGDPFGAAAAYDRAIAANGPVDVQLLGIGANGHIGFNEPTSSLTSRTRVKTLTEQTRIDNARFFESIDDVPRHVITQGLGTICDARHLVMIATGEHKADAIAAAVEGPLAAVCPASVLQLHPHATVVVDEAAASKLQLTEFYKTVSAHKPVAQHY
- a CDS encoding N-acetylmannosamine-6-phosphate 2-epimerase, which codes for MTLDQLLKIISGKLVVSCQAGHGHALRDTATIERMARAAVDGGAAAIRCGGVGGTPDVAAVAAAVTVPVIGLTKIGSSGVFITPTRESALEVVDAGAQIVAADATLRPRPDGLSFADTVTAVHARGALVMADCGTLEDGIAAAEAGADIISSTLAGYTENSRRLSGPDLELISELRAALPSAVIIAEGRYHSPEAAAQAISLGADSVVVGTAITDPAFITSKFAAAVSDAGSGRR